GATAGATGCCGCGCTGCAGCTCCTTCTCGACAAGGGCCTCGACGCCGCTGTTGCTGAACCAGTCGTAGCGGTCCGGCTGCACGCGATAGGGCCGCAGGAAGGGCACGATGGTGATGTCGGGCGCGTGCTGCGCGATGAGATCGAGCGTGCCGTCGTTCGGCCGGCTGGTGGCGAGCACGGCGCGGATGCCGGCCTTGCGCCAGAGTGCGATGACCTGCTGCGGCGACAGCAGCGAGCGTGCCTCGACGTTGTAGTGCATGTGCGCGTCGAACAGCGGCAGAGGCGGCAGTTTGTCGGGTTGCGGCTGGCCCTGCGCGAACGTGCATGTGGCGAACGCCGCCAGCGCGGCCAGTGCGGCGGCGATGCGCCGGCGCATCATTGCACCACTCCGAGCTTGCCGCTGTGACTGCCCATGTACCACAACCGCCCCTTCGCATCGACGATCATCTTGCGTATCCCCTCGTTTTTGGTCGGCAATTCAAACACGCGGAATTTCTCCGTGGCCGGATCGAACAGCGTCACCGTATCCGTGCCGATTTCGTTGGCCCATACCTTGCCCGCGCCGTCGAGCGTGACCGCATACGGATTGGCGCGCGGGCCGGCGGGCATGTCGAAGCTCTTGATGAGTTTCGCGGTTCGGGCATCAATGTGACTCAGCTTGCCGTCGCCGTAGCGCACCACCCACAGGGTGTTGTCGGGCGCGGCGGCGATGCGGCGCGGCATCGAGCCGCTGCCGAGGTCGATCTCGCTCACCGCGCCGGATTTCGCATCGATGCGGCCGACGCGCTGGCCGCTGGCCTGGCAGAACCAGATGTTGCCGTCGCGATCCATCGCCAGCCCGTACGGGCCGTCGCGCGAGCCGTATTCCGTCATTTTTTTACTGCTGCGGTCGTAGCGCGTGACCTTGTTGGCCGATTGATTGGTAAACCACAAGGCGTCGCGGCCGTCGAAGATGATGGTGTGCGGGCTGCCGCCGGACGGCGTCTTGTGCGCCACCATCTGCCCGGGCCGGCCTTTGTCGAACGGGATTTCGAGCAGCGTGCCATTGCCGTTGCCGGTCATCCACACCGTGCCTTTTTCATCGACCACCAGACCGTGCGGCCGCGTGCCCGGCGGCAGATCCCACTCGTCGAATTTTTCCGAGACGGGATCGAAACGCGCCAGCTTGTTGCCGTGCATGACGGCAATGTAGATCATGCCGTCGGGCGCGGCGGCCGGATCGCGCGCGAATTTCGGCGTGGGCACCGGCCATTCCGACACCTTGCCGGTGGGCTGCGAGATGCCGGGAGTCACGGTGTAGTTCGAACCGCCGGCCTGCGCCAGTGCGGGAAGCAGGATCAATAGCGGCAGCAGGATTCGCATGGTTCGCTCCTTTCGGGGAAGTCCTATTCTGGCGCAGGCGAGGAACGATTGCACGCGGATTGCACCTCCCTCCGGACCATGCGCAAAGTGGCATAATCCGCAAGTCGCGAAAGACTACCCTTCCGCCTGAATCCCCGAAGAACGCCCAGCCATGACCAACGACAGCCAGACGCCGATTGCCGGACTGAATTTTCTGATCGCAGAAGATGATGAATTCCAGCGCCGCTGGCTCACGATGATGCTCGCGAAACTGGGCGTGCAAAACATCATCGAGGCCGACAACGGCCGCACGGCCCTGCGCCTGTTTCAGGACGAGGGCAATGACCAGCGTGCACGGCGCACGATCGACATCGCCTTCATCGATCTGAACATGCCGGACATGGATGGCATCGAGCTGGTGCGGCATCTGGCGAAGGGCCATACGCAAACCGCCATCGTCCTCACGACCGCGCTCGGCTCCTCGCTGCTGTTCTCGGTCGAGACAATGTCGAAGGCGTATGGCATCGACGTGCTCGGCACCTTCGAGAAGCCGGCGACGCCGGAGCTGCTGCAGGAACTCATAGCCAGATACCGGCCGCCGCAACGCGCGCGGAGCAAGGTCGACGATGCCCGGCCCGCCTTCACGCCGGACGATATCCGGCAAGGCCTGGAGGCTGCGCAATTCGACGCCTTTTACCAGCCCAAGGTGGAGCTGGCGACCGGCAAGGTAACCGCGGTGGAAGCGTTCGCGCGCTGGCGTCATCCGCAGCACGGCATCGTGCCGCCGTCGGCCTTCATCCCGGTGCTGGAAGCGGGCGGCGACATGGAAGCCCTGACCTGGCTCATCATCGAACGCGCGGTCGCCGCCTGCCGCGCATGGCATGACATCGGCCTGCCGCTGTCAGTATCGATCAACCTGTCGGCCACCGCGCTCGCCGAGACGGGTCTTGCCGAAAGGATTCTCGCGCACATCGAGCAGCACAAACTTGACACGCAATACATCACTTTCGAGATCACCGAGTTGATCGCGATGACGGACGTGCCGGTGTGCCTGGAGAACCTGGCGCGGCTGCGCATGAAGGGCTTCGGCCTGTCGGTGGACGACTACGGCACCAGCCACTCCAACATGCAGCAATTGCTGCGCATCCCCTTCCTCGACCTGAAGATCGACCGCTCCTTCGTCGCCGGCGCGTCGCACAACCGCGAACTGCGCATCGCCTTGCGCTCGAGCCTGGAGCTGGCGCGCAAGCTGCACCGCAACTCGGTCGCGGTGGGTGTGGAAACGCGCGACGACTGGGACTTGTTGCGCGACATGGGATGCACCTATGCACAGGGTTATTACATCGCACGGCCGATGGAGCGCGATGCCATTCCCGCCTGGATCAAGGAGTGGTCGCACTTCTTTTGACGCCACGCATTCTTCCCTGACGCCAATGCGCGGATGCAATGCATGCGATCGGTGCCGCATGACCCGATTACCCTCCATTCGCCGCATATCGCGCTACACTGTCTGAATGCGCTTTCAACCAATCTCCCTCATGCAGTGCCCATGAAATTTTCCCACCTGATCGAAATCAACGACCCGCTCAACCCTCTGATCGAACGTCTGTCGCGCGGACAGCTGTGGCGCGGGCTGGTACTGCGGGCGGAAAAACCGAAGGCCTTCGTGCCGTGGCTGGATCGCTGCAACATTCTCGATCGTGCCGAGGCATCGATTTCGCGCGAGTTGCACTACGGCGAGTTGATCGTGCACGACCGCGTCACCTTCTTGCCGCAGGAACAGGTGCGTTACCACGTGCCGCAGCAGAAGGACATTCCGGAATCGACGCTGACCATGACGATCGAGGAGCCGGAGCCCGACATCCTGTTCGTGCGCTTCGAATATGACGACGGCGCCAGCGAATCAGCCGATACGGCCGACGCGTTTTACAACGAGTTCCGGCGCACCGCCTACCAGGAATCCGATATCGATACGATCCGCACCATCAGGCAGATGGCGGCAGAGGGAGTGCTTGGCGAAGCGCAATAAAAACGCCCCCGGCCACCCGTGCGCGCGACGACAAGCGGCCGGACCTCGCCCGGCGCTTGCCCGCAATCAAGTCAATGCCGGATGCTGTCCTTCACCCGCTGCGCGCCATAGCGCACCGCATCCTTCACCTTGTCCCATGTGCTGCCCGGATGGCTGGATTCCCAGTCGTTGCGCAGATCCGGTTCCACATCTTCCCAGCGATAGCTTTTGAAGCGCTCGGTAGCGGAGAGCGTCGTGCCATAGCGATAGGCGGCGTCATAGTCCTCGTAGCGGCCGCCCGATTGCCCATACGCGCTTTGCCAGTGACGGCGGAAGTCGGCATCGTCGTCATCGATGGACCCGATTGACGGGTCGTACGCCGGCGTTTCGCCAGCGCGCTGGTATACCTGCACACCGGCGCGCGGCTGACCGGCTTGCCCGCGGTTCTGCTGCATGTTCACCATCGAGTCGGAATCGCGGCTTTGCGCATAGCTGGCGCGCTCCTTGAGAACATCCTCCTCGCTCATGACGGGAATGGAATCGTCATAACCGCTCCAGCCCTGGCTCCTCCAGAACGTGGAACGCTCCTCGATATCGACCGGATCGTAACGGTTCATGATCTCCGTCGCGCGATCGCGCTGCTCGTCGAGCTCGGCGTTGACCGTCAGCACGCAGCTGCCGCGCCGCACCGCTTCCATGTAGGCATCCCGCTGCGGGTGCTTTTCCTCCATCCCGAACAAACTGCGGAAGAAATGGCCGATGCGCGATTCATGCGGCTCGCTGCCGCTTGCCGTGGCCGCTACCGACATCTCCTGCTCCGGATTCAGCTGCACGTCGTCGGGCGCGAATCCCGAAGACAGCAATTCGTTCATGGCATTTTGTGCCTGCGTATAGCTGTCATACACGCCAATTACGGTATTTCCCATGATTCACCTCCGAGGTTGCGGTACGTGATCGCGAGACTTGCGCATCCGAATGCTTGTGAGCAAACCGCAGCGCACTCTCGCGGCTTTCCAGCCGGTGAATATCAACATGACGCATAAGGCATGCCCGCCGTTTTCAGGTTCCTCGACGCGAACCATTCGCGGTCCATTGGCGCGACGGGCGATTGGCGGATTCACGACAGCACCGCTGGAAATTTCCCGGTGGAGAGACATGCGCAAGATTACGGCCCCCTGCAGAACTTACATGGTGGGCGAACGGCCTGTTTCATCGCGATGCAGCGGAGCATGCGATGCGCTCCTCTGGCCTGATGGTGTTGCGGCATGAAAAACGGGCGGACGAGCCTGCGCTCGGTCCGCCCGCCGTGAGGTGCCTTACCGGGTTATGCCGGGGTCGCCAGCTTGAGTCCGACGATGCCCGCAATGATCAGGCCCA
The Noviherbaspirillum cavernae DNA segment above includes these coding regions:
- a CDS encoding virginiamycin B lyase family protein, whose product is MRILLPLLILLPALAQAGGSNYTVTPGISQPTGKVSEWPVPTPKFARDPAAAPDGMIYIAVMHGNKLARFDPVSEKFDEWDLPPGTRPHGLVVDEKGTVWMTGNGNGTLLEIPFDKGRPGQMVAHKTPSGGSPHTIIFDGRDALWFTNQSANKVTRYDRSSKKMTEYGSRDGPYGLAMDRDGNIWFCQASGQRVGRIDAKSGAVSEIDLGSGSMPRRIAAAPDNTLWVVRYGDGKLSHIDARTAKLIKSFDMPAGPRANPYAVTLDGAGKVWANEIGTDTVTLFDPATEKFRVFELPTKNEGIRKMIVDAKGRLWYMGSHSGKLGVVQ
- a CDS encoding EAL domain-containing response regulator encodes the protein MTNDSQTPIAGLNFLIAEDDEFQRRWLTMMLAKLGVQNIIEADNGRTALRLFQDEGNDQRARRTIDIAFIDLNMPDMDGIELVRHLAKGHTQTAIVLTTALGSSLLFSVETMSKAYGIDVLGTFEKPATPELLQELIARYRPPQRARSKVDDARPAFTPDDIRQGLEAAQFDAFYQPKVELATGKVTAVEAFARWRHPQHGIVPPSAFIPVLEAGGDMEALTWLIIERAVAACRAWHDIGLPLSVSINLSATALAETGLAERILAHIEQHKLDTQYITFEITELIAMTDVPVCLENLARLRMKGFGLSVDDYGTSHSNMQQLLRIPFLDLKIDRSFVAGASHNRELRIALRSSLELARKLHRNSVAVGVETRDDWDLLRDMGCTYAQGYYIARPMERDAIPAWIKEWSHFF
- a CDS encoding SRPBCC family protein, which gives rise to MKFSHLIEINDPLNPLIERLSRGQLWRGLVLRAEKPKAFVPWLDRCNILDRAEASISRELHYGELIVHDRVTFLPQEQVRYHVPQQKDIPESTLTMTIEEPEPDILFVRFEYDDGASESADTADAFYNEFRRTAYQESDIDTIRTIRQMAAEGVLGEAQ